Proteins from a genomic interval of Watersipora subatra chromosome 10, tzWatSuba1.1, whole genome shotgun sequence:
- the LOC137406582 gene encoding serine/threonine-protein kinase 24-like isoform X1, whose product MSHRNGRTGQVDPEERFTRQEKIGKGSFGEVFKGIDKKTQQTVAIKIIDLEEAEDEIEDIQQEIMVLSQCDSPYVTKYYGSYLKGTKLWIIMEYLGGGSALELMKPGPFSETFIAIILREILKGLEYLHAEKKLHRDIKAANVLLSEQGDVKLADFGVAGQLTDTMSKRRTFVGTPFWMAPEVIKQSAYDFKADIWSLGITAIELAKGEPPYSELHPMRVLFLIPKNDPPKLSGTYSKHFKEFVELCLNKDAKDRPNAKDLLKSRFIRRAGKTSFLTEMIDRFRIYKAQDRNDSGSDSDDEPADIEDDPNLKIEPWVFTVKVKDTHPDKRIPSIYNDSNNQLQRESSPPSQPSPPSSPEQEPSPPASPSPPPSPSAPNSAPRYSPCLTHTIIPLIREFKVAQEAHGRPSDGLDNLQRAFEIVDQTDPGLSENLVAEIISRLGGSFLNANELAEASARVTGDDR is encoded by the exons ATGTCTCATAGAAATGGCCGG ACGGGCCAGGTGGATCCGGAAGAGAGGTTTACAAGACAGGAAAAAATTGGAAAAGGCTCCTTTGGTGAGGTATTTAAAGGAATAGACAAAAAGACTCAACAGACAGTAGCAATAAAAATCATAG ACTTAGAAGAGGCTGAGGATGAGATAGAAGATATACAACAGGAAATAATGGTGCTCTCACAATGTGACAGTCCATATGTCACTAAATACTATGGCTCTTATCTCAAG GGCACAAAACTATGGATTATAATGGAGTACCTGGGTGGTGGCTCAGCACTTGAACTTATGAAGCCAGGACCTTTCTCAGAGACTTTCATAGCCATCATACTTCGGGAGATTTTAAAGGGCTTAGAGTATCTTCATGCCGAAAAGAAGCTGCACAGAGACATCAAAG CTGCCAATGTGCTGCTCTCAGAGCAAGGAGATGTCAAACTTGCTGACTTTGGCGTCGCAGGACAGCTGACAGACACAATGTCCAAGAGACGAACATTTGTAGGGACTCCTTTTTGGATGGCTCCAGAAGTGATCAAACAGTCGGCATATGATTTCAAG GCGGACATTTGGTCATTAGGAATCACAGCTATCGAGTTGGCCAAGGGGGAGCCACCTTACTCAGAGCTGCATCCAATGAGGGTACTCTTTTTAATTCCCAAGAATGACCCACCTAAGCTCAGTGGTACCTATAGCAAGCACTTCAAGGAGTTTGTAGAGCTCTGTCTCAACAAAGACGCTAAGGAT CGACCTAATGCCAAAGATCTCCTCAAGAGTCGCTTTATTAGGCGGGCTGGTAAGACTTCCTTTCTCACTGAAATGATAGATCGGTTTCGGATCTACAAGGCGCAGGACAGGAATGACAGCGGGTCTGACAGCGATGACGAACCAGCTGACAT AGAAGATGACCCCAATCTCAAAATAGAACCATGGGTCTTCACTGTAAAGGTGAAAGATACTCACCCAGACAAGAGAATTCCCTCTATATACAATGACTCTAATAATCAG TTGCAGAGAGAGTCGTCTCCTCCTTCTCAGCCTTCACCTCCTTCCTCTCCTGAGCAAGAGCCGTCTCCACCTGCATCTCCTTCTCCACCACCCTCTCCTTCAGCGCCAAAT TCAGCGCCAAGATACTCTCCATGTCTCACGCACACCATAATACCTCTAATACGAGAGTTCAAGGTTGCGCAGGAAGCTCATGGCAGACCGTCCGACGGTTTAGACAACCTCCAGAGGGCATTCGAGATCGTTGACCAGACAGACCCAGGGCTGAGTGAGAATCTAGTAGCCGAGATCATCAGCAGGCTTGGTGGTAGCTTTTTAAATGCAAACGAACTAGCAGAAGCTTCGGCAAGGGTGACTGG AGATGACAGATGA
- the LOC137406582 gene encoding serine/threonine-protein kinase 24-like isoform X2 encodes MSHRNGRTGQVDPEERFTRQEKIGKGSFGEVFKGIDKKTQQTVAIKIIDLEEAEDEIEDIQQEIMVLSQCDSPYVTKYYGSYLKGTKLWIIMEYLGGGSALELMKPGPFSETFIAIILREILKGLEYLHAEKKLHRDIKAANVLLSEQGDVKLADFGVAGQLTDTMSKRRTFVGTPFWMAPEVIKQSAYDFKADIWSLGITAIELAKGEPPYSELHPMRVLFLIPKNDPPKLSGTYSKHFKEFVELCLNKDAKDRPNAKDLLKSRFIRRAGKTSFLTEMIDRFRIYKAQDRNDSGSDSDDEPADIEDDPNLKIEPWVFTVKVKDTHPDKRIPSIYNDSNNQRESSPPSQPSPPSSPEQEPSPPASPSPPPSPSAPNSAPRYSPCLTHTIIPLIREFKVAQEAHGRPSDGLDNLQRAFEIVDQTDPGLSENLVAEIISRLGGSFLNANELAEASARVTGDDR; translated from the exons ATGTCTCATAGAAATGGCCGG ACGGGCCAGGTGGATCCGGAAGAGAGGTTTACAAGACAGGAAAAAATTGGAAAAGGCTCCTTTGGTGAGGTATTTAAAGGAATAGACAAAAAGACTCAACAGACAGTAGCAATAAAAATCATAG ACTTAGAAGAGGCTGAGGATGAGATAGAAGATATACAACAGGAAATAATGGTGCTCTCACAATGTGACAGTCCATATGTCACTAAATACTATGGCTCTTATCTCAAG GGCACAAAACTATGGATTATAATGGAGTACCTGGGTGGTGGCTCAGCACTTGAACTTATGAAGCCAGGACCTTTCTCAGAGACTTTCATAGCCATCATACTTCGGGAGATTTTAAAGGGCTTAGAGTATCTTCATGCCGAAAAGAAGCTGCACAGAGACATCAAAG CTGCCAATGTGCTGCTCTCAGAGCAAGGAGATGTCAAACTTGCTGACTTTGGCGTCGCAGGACAGCTGACAGACACAATGTCCAAGAGACGAACATTTGTAGGGACTCCTTTTTGGATGGCTCCAGAAGTGATCAAACAGTCGGCATATGATTTCAAG GCGGACATTTGGTCATTAGGAATCACAGCTATCGAGTTGGCCAAGGGGGAGCCACCTTACTCAGAGCTGCATCCAATGAGGGTACTCTTTTTAATTCCCAAGAATGACCCACCTAAGCTCAGTGGTACCTATAGCAAGCACTTCAAGGAGTTTGTAGAGCTCTGTCTCAACAAAGACGCTAAGGAT CGACCTAATGCCAAAGATCTCCTCAAGAGTCGCTTTATTAGGCGGGCTGGTAAGACTTCCTTTCTCACTGAAATGATAGATCGGTTTCGGATCTACAAGGCGCAGGACAGGAATGACAGCGGGTCTGACAGCGATGACGAACCAGCTGACAT AGAAGATGACCCCAATCTCAAAATAGAACCATGGGTCTTCACTGTAAAGGTGAAAGATACTCACCCAGACAAGAGAATTCCCTCTATATACAATGACTCTAATAATCAG AGAGAGTCGTCTCCTCCTTCTCAGCCTTCACCTCCTTCCTCTCCTGAGCAAGAGCCGTCTCCACCTGCATCTCCTTCTCCACCACCCTCTCCTTCAGCGCCAAAT TCAGCGCCAAGATACTCTCCATGTCTCACGCACACCATAATACCTCTAATACGAGAGTTCAAGGTTGCGCAGGAAGCTCATGGCAGACCGTCCGACGGTTTAGACAACCTCCAGAGGGCATTCGAGATCGTTGACCAGACAGACCCAGGGCTGAGTGAGAATCTAGTAGCCGAGATCATCAGCAGGCTTGGTGGTAGCTTTTTAAATGCAAACGAACTAGCAGAAGCTTCGGCAAGGGTGACTGG AGATGACAGATGA